One genomic window of Medicago truncatula cultivar Jemalong A17 chromosome 1, MtrunA17r5.0-ANR, whole genome shotgun sequence includes the following:
- the LOC120580844 gene encoding F-box/kelch-repeat protein At3g23880, with the protein MEETTATTRQPRPTTSTATLTLPVKRQQPPVTELPFDLMVEILCRLPVKSLLRFRSVCKSWNSLISNNPKFTYKHLHISTTKPKLVIFTHTETRPRKIIDVTSIELDFIFTSTPTQIEFSFINQLIASCDGLICFQVNKSRALLWNPSTTKSKLLPLLDIPLQANDGRTIFTFGYDPFIHNYKVFSVFCYDFKYDGFHTINGCKTEVKVHTLGTHSWRRIQDFPSMVHDDEPGTIVNGKVYWFAYSYVSGCYTRHIVSLDLGKESYKEISLPDMMLVPLTMGCLRDSLSLVFHSNTFNDVWLFKECGNEDSWIKLIRLPRFGRDEDRFFSYSNVIYISEDNNHVLLNFKDDDKLKWAVYDSKNDTSRNIKTQDWSLVDSKVYVESLVSL; encoded by the coding sequence ATGGAAGAAACCACCGCCACCACAAGGCAGCCGAGACCAACCACCTCCACCGCAACCCTAACACTTCCAGTCAAGAGGCAGCAGCCACCGGTAACTGAACTCCCCTTTGATCTCATGGTCGAAATCCTCTGCAGACTCCCCGTCAAATCTCTCCTCCGATTCCGCTCTGTCTGCAAATCCTGGAATTCTCTCATCTCAAACAATCCCAAATTCACCTACAAGCACCTTCACATCTCAACCACCAAACCCAAACTCGTCATCTTCACACACACCGAAACCAGACCCAGAAAAATCATTGATGTAACATCTATTGAACTCGACTTTATTTTCACCTCGACTCCCACGCAAATcgaattttcttttatcaatcaATTAATTGCTTCTTGTGACGGTCTCATTTGTTTTCAGGTTAATAAAAGTCGTGCACTTCTTTGGAACCCTTCAACTACAAAATCCAAATTATTACCCTTGTTAGATATTCCATTACAAGCAAATGATGGTAGAACTATATTTACTTTTGGCTATGATCCTTTTATTCATAATTACAaagttttttctgttttttgctATGATTTTAAATATGATGGCTTTCACACAATTAATGGTTGCAAAACTGAAGTTAAAGTTCACACTTTGGGCACTCATTCATGGAGAAGGATTCAAGATTTCCCTTCTATGGTTCATGATGATGAACCAGGAACCATAGTAAATGGAAAGGTTTATTGGTTTGCATATTCTTATGTGTCTGGTTGTTACACACGTCACATTGTTTCTCTTGATTTGGGGAAAGAGTCTTACAAAGAGATTTCACTGCCTGACATGATGCTTGTTCCATTGACAATGGGTTGCTTAAGGGATTCCTTGAGCTTAGTTTTTCATTCCAACACATTTAATGATGTTTGGCTTTTCAAGGAATGCGGAAATGAAGACTCTTGGATTAAACTCATACGTCTTCCTAGATTTGGTAGAGATGAAGATCGCTTTTTTAGCTATTCCAATGTAATTTATATCTCTGAAGACAACAACCATGTGCTTCTCAACTTCAAAGATGATGATAAATTGAAATGGGCTGTTTATGATTCCAAAAATGATACTTCAAGGAATATCAAGACTCAAGACTGGAGTTTGGTAGATTCAAAAGTTTATGTTGAGAGTTTGGtatcactttaa
- the LOC120578243 gene encoding serine racemase codes for MVILTISITSIEMEGETTKYAADISSVKEAYDRIKSLVHRTPVLSSTSLDDISGRKLYFKCENFQKSGAFKFRGACNAVLSLTDEEASKGVTTHSSGNHAAALSLAAKIRGIPAFIVVPKSAPSCKVENIKRYDGNVNLAEDNMQSREEVMNKVRQETSAIYIPSSNDGRIMSGQGTISLEFLEQIPQIDTLVVPISGGGMIAGIAIAAKAINPAIRILAAEPKGADDAAQSKAAGRIIKLQEINTIADGLRAFLGDHTWPVVRDLVDDIITVEDFEIIKAMKLCFKILKIVIEPSGAIGLAAVLSETFQKNPAWKDCKHIGIVVSGGNVDMDVFWESLNK; via the exons ATGGTAATTCTTACAAT atCAATTACTAGCATTGAAATGGAGGGTGAAACGACAAAATATGCCGCTGACATATCCTCAGTAAAAGAAGCATACGATAGGATTAAATCATTGGTCCATAGAACTCCAGTTCTCTCCTCCACCTCTCTAGATGACATATCTGGAAGAAAACTATATTTTAAGTGTGAAAATTTCCAAAAAAG CGGAGCTTTTAAATTTAGGGGTGCATGCAACGCTGTTCTCTCTCTGACCGATGAAGAGGCTTCTAAAGGAGTAACTACACACAGCAG TGGGAACCATGCTGCTGCATTATCTTTGGCAGCAAAGATAAGGGGGATCCCTGCATTTATTGTGGTTCCGAAAAGTGCACCATCTTGTAAAGTTGAAAATATTAAGAGGTACGATGGAAACGTTAATTTGGCTGAGGATAATATGCAGTCAAGAGAAGAAGTTATGAACAAAGTGAGGCAAGAAACAAGTGCTATCTATATACCTTCTTCAAATGATGGCCGCATAATGAG TGGCCAAGGTACCATATCCTTGGAGTTTCTTGAACAAATCCCTCAAATCGATACACTTGTAGTACCAATAAGTG GCGGCGGTATGATAGCAGGAATAGCAATAGCTGCCAAGGCGATTAATCCGGCTATTCGTATTTTGGCTGCTGAGCCTAAAGGAGCTGATGATGCAGCTCAATCCAAAGCAGCCGGAAGGATAATAAAATTGCAAGAGATAAATACTATCGCAGACGGTCTTCGAGCATTTCTCGGAGACCACACATG GCCAGTTGTACGAGATCTTGTTGACGATATAATCACAGTGGAAGACTTTGAAATCATCAAAGCAATGAAACTATGTTTTAAAATTCTGAAGATTGTTATCGAACCAAGTGGAGCTATTGGCCTTGCTGCTGTGCTATCTGAAACTTTTCAAAAGAATCCTGCTTGGAAGGATTGCAAACATATAGGAATCGTAGTTTCAGGGGGAAATGTTGATATGGATGTGTTTTGGGAGTCTTTGAACAAATGA
- the LOC25483681 gene encoding uncharacterized protein — protein sequence MLTVTKIPNHVAIKIALELKKLLIDNSLLDVSQSDLEANLFKLMERRGYGEEYVNRYKMMTRFHHQRVPLVILVCGTACVGKSTVATQLAQRLNLPNVLQTDMVYELLRTSTDVPLASTPVWARDFNSSEELITEFCRECRVVRKGLGGDLKKAMKDGKPIIIEGIHLDPSIYLVDDENKTPSSAYARNKEIDPVSAQLDGNTAINTQNINVGSGDETKSESKILSSNEGVNDETVDAVSSSMPSLSLNGNITEHKVCHEDVSLAELALDKIIVSKEKSGPKPIIVPIVLKMAEFDHKALLEEWISSHTFIEKCPDKDLDKLIANLKTIQDYLCSFTSQGLAVVIVSAKTFPQTLDWLHGYILQCIEQGTSFGLHENLTPVAAK from the exons ATGTTAACTGTAACCAAG ATTCCAAATCATGTAGCTATCAAAATTGCTCTCGAATTGAAGAAGCTTCTCATAGACAACAGCCTTCTAGATGT CTCTCAGTCCGACTTGGAAGCCAACCTATTTAAGCTTATGGAGCGGCGAGGATATGGAGAAGAGTACGTAAATCGCTATAAGATGATGACAAG GTTTCACCATCAAAGAGTTCCATTAGTAATCCTTGTCTGTGGAACTGCTTGTGTTGGGAAGTCTACTGTTGCAACCCAGCTTGCACAAAGGCTAAATTTGCCAAATGTGTTACAG ACAGATATGGTTTACGAATTGTTACGCACATCAACAGA TGTACCATTGGCTTCAACTCCAGTATGGGCCCGAGACTTCAATTCATCAGAAGAGTTAATAACTGAATTTTGCAGAGAATGTAGGGTTGTTCGTAAAG GTTTGGGTGGTGATTTGAAAAAGGCAATGAAAGATGGAAAACCAATTATAATCGAG GGAATACATCTGGATCCTAGCATATATTTAGTGGATGATGAAAACAAAACGCCTTCCAGTGCATATGCACGAAACAAAGAAATAGATCCGGTGTCTGCGCAATTGGATGGTAATACTGCAATAAACACACAAAATATTAATGTGGGTAGTGGTGATGAGACGAAGAGTGAATCCAAGATTTTGAGCTCCAATGAGGGAGTAAATGATGAAACGGTGGATGCAGTATCAAGTTCCATGCCATCCTTGAGCCTAAATGGAAACATTACTGAACATAAAG TTTGTCATGAAGATGTTTCTCTTGCGGAACTGGCGTTGGACAAAATAATTGTTAGTAAGGAGAAGTCAGGCCCCAAACCAATAATCGTGCCTATTGTTTTGAAGATGGCTGAATTCGATCATAAG gcattacTTGAAGAGTGGATCTCCTCTCATACATTTATCGAGAAGTGCCCAGATAAG GATCTTGATAAGCTCATAGCCAACTTGAAAACCATACAGGATTATCTGTGCTCGTTCACATCGCAG GGGTTGGCCGTGGTAATTGTGTCAGCAAAAACATTTCCTCAGACATTGGATTGGCTTCATGGTTATATTCTTCAG TGCATCGAGCAAGGTACTTCATTTGGGTTGCATGAAAATCTTACACCTGTGGCTGCAAAATAG
- the LOC120578242 gene encoding serine racemase, producing MAIIVIYDPWFYSCTECLSLVSKPQMVWRLDVTLHWFQLEDWSTCIMDVKASNILLDKEWKPRILLAKIVQGGLDLGQGTISLEFLEQIPQIDTLVVPISGGGMIAGIAIAAKAINPAIRILAAEPKGADDAAQSKAAGRIIKLHEINTIADGLQAFLGDHTWPVVRDLVDDKITVEDFEIIKAMKLCFKILKIVIEPSGAIGLAAVLSETFQKNPTWKDCKHIGIVVSGGNVDMDVFWESLNK from the exons ATGGCTATAATAGTAATATATGATCCATGGTTTTATTCC TGTACTGAATGTTTATCACTTGTTAGCAAGCCTCAGATGGTGTGGCGGTTAGATGTGACATTGCATTGGTTTCAGCTAGAGGATTGGAGTACTTGCATAATGGATGTTAAAGCTAGTAACATATTGCTGGATAAGGAATGGAAGCCAAGGATATTACTTGCCAAGATTGTGCAGGGAGGATTGGACCT TGGCCAAGGTACCATATCCTTGGAGTTTCTTGAACAAATCCCTCAAATCGATACACTTGTAGTACCAATAAGTG GTGGCGGTATGATAGCAGGAATAGCAATAGCTGCCAAGGCGATTAATCCGGCTATTCGTATTTTGGCTGCTGAGCCTAAAGGAGCTGATGATGCAGCTCAATCCAAAGCAGCCGGAAGGATAATAAAATTGCATGAGATAAATACTATCGCAGACGGTCTTCAAGCATTTCTCGGAGACCACACATG GCCAGTTGTACGAGATCTTGTTGACGATAAAATCACAGTGGAAGACTTTGAAATCATCAAAGCAATGAAACTATGTTTTAAAATTCTGAAGATTGTTATCGAACCAAGTGGAGCTATTGGCCTTGCTGCTGTGTTATCTGAAACTTTTCAAAAGAATCCTACTTGGAAGGATTGCAAACATATAGGAATCGTAGTTTCAGGGGGAAATGTTGATATGGATGTGTTTTGGGAGTCTTTGAACAAATGA